The Nitrososphaerota archaeon genome window below encodes:
- a CDS encoding NAD(P)/FAD-dependent oxidoreductase, which translates to MSQDVYDLTIVGAGPSGLFATFYAGLRQMKTKIIDALEEPGGQVAVLYPEKYIFDVPGFTKILAKDLVKNLVEQAFQYHPTVVLGERVTTLHKDNGVIELGTDKGTKHYSKAVLIAAGVGAFSPNRLEAPGASDYEGKGVYYFVKDKSAFKDKNLLIVGGGDSAVDWALNIKETARKITLVHRRDVFRAHEGSVVELMKSGVEVKLFYEVRRVVGDGSKINQVVVFDNRSQAETTLDVDVILVNIGFRADLGPIKNWGLEISGREIAANGKMETSIPGVYVAGDIAGPLDGVKLNLIATGYAQAALAVNVAKAYVDPNSKIFPGHSSEMKK; encoded by the coding sequence ATGTCTCAGGATGTTTACGACCTGACCATAGTCGGTGCGGGCCCAAGTGGGTTGTTCGCGACCTTCTATGCGGGACTCAGGCAGATGAAGACGAAGATCATCGACGCCCTGGAAGAGCCCGGAGGGCAGGTGGCGGTGCTCTACCCTGAGAAGTACATCTTCGACGTCCCGGGGTTCACGAAGATCCTTGCGAAAGACCTTGTGAAGAACCTGGTGGAGCAGGCCTTCCAGTACCACCCCACCGTGGTGCTCGGAGAGCGGGTAACTACCCTCCACAAGGATAACGGCGTAATCGAACTCGGGACTGACAAAGGGACCAAGCACTACAGCAAGGCCGTCCTAATCGCCGCAGGCGTAGGCGCCTTTTCCCCCAACAGGCTCGAAGCCCCTGGCGCTTCAGACTACGAAGGGAAGGGGGTCTACTACTTCGTGAAGGACAAGAGCGCCTTCAAGGACAAGAACCTCCTGATAGTGGGGGGCGGCGACTCGGCCGTCGACTGGGCCCTCAACATCAAGGAAACGGCGAGGAAGATCACCCTCGTCCACAGGAGGGACGTCTTCAGGGCGCACGAAGGGAGCGTGGTAGAGCTGATGAAATCAGGGGTCGAGGTCAAGCTGTTCTACGAAGTCAGGAGGGTGGTAGGAGACGGTTCGAAGATCAACCAAGTCGTCGTCTTCGACAACCGGTCCCAGGCAGAGACCACGTTGGACGTCGACGTCATACTCGTGAACATAGGCTTCAGAGCCGACTTGGGTCCCATAAAGAACTGGGGGTTGGAGATCTCGGGAAGAGAGATCGCGGCCAACGGGAAAATGGAGACGAGCATCCCCGGAGTCTACGTGGCAGGGGACATCGCCGGGCCCCTCGACGGGGTGAAGCTGAACCTGATTGCGACGGGCTATGCCCAGGCAGCTCTCGCGGTGAACGTTGCGAAGGCCTACGTGGACCCGAACTCTAAGATATTCCCCGGGCACAGCAGCGAGATGAAGAAGTAG
- a CDS encoding 50S ribosomal protein L15e — protein MPMYQQISKTWQAIFHEKAADIRVRAVQLRKEPAMLRVDRPWRLDRARALGYKAKEGVVVVRIRVSRGGMRKQRPTSGRRPKHMGVLKIKSDVSSQTVAERRVSERYPNMSLLGSYPVWHDGRFAWFECILVDPLHPAVKKDYNFGRALGTVS, from the coding sequence ATGCCCATGTACCAGCAGATCTCGAAGACCTGGCAGGCCATCTTCCATGAGAAGGCCGCTGACATCAGAGTCCGCGCAGTCCAGCTGAGGAAAGAGCCAGCCATGTTGAGGGTAGACCGTCCCTGGAGACTGGACAGGGCCAGGGCCCTAGGTTACAAAGCGAAGGAGGGTGTGGTTGTGGTGCGCATCAGGGTCTCGAGGGGAGGGATGAGAAAGCAACGGCCGACCTCCGGAAGGAGGCCGAAGCACATGGGTGTTCTGAAGATCAAGTCCGACGTATCCTCACAGACCGTCGCCGAAAGGAGAGTTTCAGAAAGGTACCCGAACATGAGCCTGCTCGGCTCCTACCCGGTGTGGCATGACGGAAGGTTCGCATGGTTCGAGTGCATCCTCGTCGACCCGCTACATCCGGCAGTGAAGAAAGACTATAACTTCGGAAGGGCGCTCGGCACGGTCAGCTGA
- a CDS encoding hydroxyacid dehydrogenase, with protein MTKILICDQVEVDSLALGDSIDVDYRPSITREELLETVGPYDALIVRSRTKVDRDLIDRASSLKLVARPGTGLDNVDVEYAKSKGIQVVNSPESLVEAVSEHVVLLMLALSRKLVEADQSIKAGRWEKNSLMGTELKGKTLGIVGLGRIGRRIAEIAGTLGMHVLIYDVIAIPDEVISKLHARVVLLDELFASSDYVTLHVPLTAESRHMVDSERLSGMKKSAFLINTSRGGVVDEDSLAAALAAGQMGGAALDVFEHEPPSGAILKAPNTILTPHIGGQTEEAQADAIAVIGAKVRTFFEKS; from the coding sequence ATGACAAAGATTCTGATCTGCGACCAGGTGGAGGTCGACAGCCTCGCACTGGGAGACTCTATCGACGTGGACTACCGGCCTTCGATCACCCGCGAGGAGCTACTCGAAACAGTCGGACCGTACGACGCCCTCATAGTCAGGAGCAGGACCAAGGTGGACAGGGACCTCATCGACCGGGCGTCTAGTCTGAAGCTCGTCGCCAGGCCGGGAACCGGCCTCGACAACGTGGACGTGGAATACGCGAAATCCAAGGGAATCCAGGTGGTCAACAGTCCAGAGTCTCTCGTGGAGGCTGTCTCCGAGCACGTAGTCCTCCTGATGCTCGCGCTCAGCAGGAAGCTGGTGGAGGCGGACCAGAGCATCAAAGCCGGCAGGTGGGAGAAGAACTCGCTCATGGGGACGGAGCTGAAGGGCAAGACGCTCGGGATCGTCGGCCTGGGGAGGATCGGGAGGCGGATCGCCGAGATAGCCGGCACCCTCGGGATGCACGTCCTGATTTACGACGTGATTGCAATACCTGACGAGGTCATTTCGAAGCTGCACGCCCGCGTCGTCCTACTGGACGAGCTTTTCGCATCCTCGGACTACGTGACCCTCCACGTCCCGCTCACGGCTGAAAGCAGGCACATGGTGGACTCCGAAAGACTATCTGGGATGAAGAAGAGTGCGTTCTTGATCAACACGTCCAGAGGCGGTGTCGTGGACGAGGATAGTCTGGCAGCCGCCCTGGCCGCCGGGCAGATGGGAGGCGCGGCTCTGGACGTGTTCGAGCACGAGCCCCCCTCGGGCGCAATCCTGAAGGCCCCGAACACCATTCTCACCCCCCACATCGGCGGCCAGACCGAGGAGGCCCAGGCCGACGCGATCGCGGTCATCGGCGCCAAGGTCAGGACTTTCTTCGAAAAGTCATAG
- a CDS encoding NAD(P)/FAD-dependent oxidoreductase has product MTRVCVVGGGRAGLSACAEAATNGDEVSLFERGPLSGSEGHVAMLESQGVQIRTEEPVLSVGASYMATPRGSVAFDSVVIATGCRPLRRPFPGHKKAGVILLDHPDSLIEKGMDRPGAHRVVVSGSGLPALRVADRLAVAGRRVTLLTNRPAPQAFLNPEVSSQLRGAAEERGVSILDSELARVLGLEEVEAVLAGGSLIPCDLLVIVPAMVPNVPMVQAEQDSSGAILVDSLLKAGSPGVFAAGECACLRPDGISHGIIPASAARSSGRVAGANASGQRVHFRLHLGFEAEVFGVRLTSVGMSLEEATGEGFDPREVRMSTAEGLCLIVYDRRDSGVLGAQLVGRPGAKVLEFLSQAVSQRAPLAALAYQGAWDSTDISLVSETAREGLRRAQ; this is encoded by the coding sequence ATGACACGCGTGTGCGTCGTGGGAGGCGGCAGGGCGGGACTCTCTGCCTGCGCTGAAGCAGCGACGAACGGCGACGAGGTCAGCCTTTTCGAGAGGGGCCCGCTCTCCGGCTCAGAAGGACATGTCGCGATGCTCGAGTCCCAGGGCGTCCAAATCAGGACTGAGGAGCCGGTCCTCAGCGTCGGGGCCTCCTACATGGCGACTCCTCGGGGCAGCGTTGCGTTCGATTCCGTCGTAATCGCGACTGGATGCAGGCCCCTCCGCAGGCCCTTCCCCGGCCACAAGAAGGCTGGGGTCATCCTCCTCGACCATCCAGATTCCCTCATAGAGAAGGGGATGGACCGCCCCGGCGCTCACAGGGTAGTTGTCTCCGGCTCAGGCCTTCCAGCCCTGAGGGTCGCCGACAGGCTTGCAGTCGCCGGGCGGAGGGTGACTCTGCTGACCAACCGGCCCGCCCCTCAGGCGTTCCTCAACCCCGAAGTCTCGTCTCAGCTCCGGGGGGCCGCCGAAGAGAGAGGGGTCTCGATCCTGGACTCGGAGCTCGCAAGAGTCCTCGGCCTCGAAGAAGTCGAGGCGGTCTTGGCCGGAGGGTCGCTCATCCCCTGCGACCTCCTTGTCATCGTCCCGGCGATGGTGCCCAACGTGCCCATGGTTCAGGCAGAGCAGGACTCGAGTGGCGCCATCCTGGTGGATTCCCTCCTGAAGGCAGGTTCGCCGGGAGTATTCGCTGCAGGAGAGTGCGCCTGTCTCCGCCCCGATGGAATCTCTCATGGAATCATCCCGGCCTCGGCCGCCCGCTCTTCGGGACGGGTCGCTGGAGCCAACGCCTCGGGACAAAGGGTTCACTTCCGCCTCCACCTGGGGTTCGAGGCCGAGGTCTTCGGGGTCAGGCTAACCTCGGTAGGGATGAGCCTGGAAGAGGCCACGGGTGAAGGGTTCGACCCCCGGGAGGTCAGGATGTCTACAGCCGAAGGCCTCTGCTTGATAGTCTACGATAGACGCGATTCTGGGGTCCTCGGAGCCCAGTTGGTCGGAAGGCCCGGCGCGAAGGTCCTCGAGTTTCTATCTCAAGCAGTTTCGCAGCGCGCTCCCCTCGCGGCCCTGGCCTACCAGGGGGCGTGGGATTCAACCGATATATCGCTCGTTTCGGAGACCGCAAGGGAGGGGCTGAGGCGGGCGCAATGA
- a CDS encoding redox-regulated ATPase YchF: protein MLVGVVGKPNVGKSTFFAAATLKDVPIADYPFTTIQPNVGVAYLRTKCVCKEMGVKDRPKNSVCVDGARLIPVKLVDVAGLVEGASEGRGLGNKFLDEVRQADALIHVVDASGSTDEEGRKVTPGSHDPIRDLEMVEREFDLWVFGLLRKDWERATKILEQTGGKVVEHVADRLSGLSVSFADVEQAVLHLHFRTEKPSSWTEEQLMQLVLEIRKLTKPSLIAANKADLPTSAPNIGRLKETGRNVVPCAAEAELLLRRAAEHGLVQYVPGDPSFSVPSAEKLSAAQTNALRMVDKEVMKIYGGTGVQQAINEAYFGLLSAVVVFPVEDEAKLSNKDGDVLPDAFVMRGGSTSLDLARTVHSELAETFLYAIDARTGKRLSADHKLANRDIVKIVSSGKRG from the coding sequence GTGCTTGTGGGAGTCGTCGGCAAACCTAATGTCGGGAAGTCCACCTTCTTCGCAGCCGCGACCCTGAAGGACGTTCCGATAGCAGACTACCCTTTCACGACGATACAGCCCAACGTCGGGGTGGCGTACCTCAGGACGAAGTGCGTGTGCAAGGAGATGGGGGTGAAGGACAGGCCGAAGAACTCGGTCTGCGTCGACGGGGCGCGGCTGATTCCGGTGAAGCTCGTCGACGTCGCAGGTCTGGTGGAAGGTGCTTCCGAAGGGAGGGGGCTTGGGAACAAGTTCCTGGACGAGGTGAGGCAGGCAGACGCCCTGATTCACGTTGTGGACGCTTCGGGCTCCACGGACGAAGAAGGGCGGAAGGTCACGCCGGGGTCTCACGACCCGATCAGAGACCTGGAGATGGTCGAGCGCGAGTTCGACCTCTGGGTTTTTGGCCTCCTGAGGAAGGACTGGGAGAGGGCGACCAAGATCCTCGAACAAACAGGGGGGAAGGTGGTGGAGCACGTAGCCGACAGGCTTTCGGGCCTTTCTGTCTCGTTCGCCGACGTTGAGCAGGCGGTCTTGCACCTCCATTTCAGGACCGAGAAGCCGAGCTCCTGGACTGAAGAGCAGCTCATGCAGCTTGTCTTGGAGATCAGGAAGCTGACCAAGCCCTCGCTGATCGCAGCCAACAAGGCCGACCTTCCTACCTCCGCTCCGAACATCGGGCGGCTCAAGGAGACGGGGCGCAATGTGGTTCCGTGCGCTGCGGAGGCTGAACTCCTTCTGCGGAGAGCCGCCGAACATGGCCTCGTTCAGTATGTTCCCGGAGACCCCAGCTTCTCCGTCCCGTCTGCCGAGAAGCTGAGCGCGGCTCAGACAAACGCGCTGAGAATGGTGGACAAGGAGGTGATGAAGATCTACGGCGGGACTGGCGTGCAACAGGCCATAAACGAAGCATACTTCGGCCTGCTAAGCGCCGTAGTCGTGTTCCCGGTCGAGGACGAGGCCAAGCTCTCCAACAAGGACGGGGACGTCCTCCCCGACGCCTTCGTGATGAGGGGAGGGTCGACATCGCTGGACCTGGCCAGGACCGTGCACAGCGAATTGGCGGAGACCTTCCTTTACGCCATCGACGCTAGAACGGGAAAAAGGCTCTCTGCAGACCACAAGCTGGCGAACCGAGATATTGTGAAGATCGTCTCAAGCGGCAAGCGGGGCTAG
- a CDS encoding 30S ribosomal protein S3ae — MPKKVAKVRDKWKLKSWVVVTASPSFGSAPIARVPLTDIEKPLGRVIETTLYDILKQDPQHYSFKLFFQIDKVENETASTVFKGHEYSREFLRSLIRRGSSMSDFIRDYTTKDGFIVRVYCTALSQGKMNSSKKHDLRVIMDRVIAERAASLTYDQLAQELVLQKVASDVYNEAKKVTHLRHVGVRKSKLVFRPEQKKAEPLAPLAA; from the coding sequence ATGCCGAAGAAAGTCGCCAAGGTGAGAGACAAGTGGAAGCTGAAGTCCTGGGTCGTAGTCACAGCGTCTCCATCCTTTGGAAGTGCACCCATAGCGCGCGTCCCCCTAACAGACATTGAGAAACCCCTCGGCCGGGTCATAGAGACCACCCTCTACGACATCCTGAAGCAGGACCCTCAGCACTACAGCTTCAAGCTCTTCTTCCAGATCGACAAGGTGGAGAACGAGACAGCCTCCACGGTCTTCAAGGGGCACGAATACTCCCGGGAGTTCCTCAGAAGCCTGATCAGGAGAGGGTCGTCCATGTCCGACTTCATCAGGGACTACACCACCAAGGACGGCTTTATCGTAAGGGTCTACTGCACCGCCCTCTCTCAGGGCAAGATGAACAGCTCGAAGAAACACGACCTCAGGGTGATAATGGACAGGGTGATCGCCGAGAGGGCTGCAAGCCTCACCTACGACCAGCTTGCCCAGGAGCTCGTCCTCCAGAAGGTCGCGTCCGACGTCTACAACGAGGCAAAGAAGGTCACTCACCTGAGACACGTCGGCGTCAGGAAGAGCAAGCTCGTCTTCAGGCCGGAACAGAAGAAGGCGGAGCCCCTAGCCCCGCTTGCCGCTTGA